Proteins from a genomic interval of Pseudomonas paeninsulae:
- a CDS encoding GGDEF domain-containing response regulator, whose amino-acid sequence MPNPHLSILVVDDAKFSSAMIGRALSQAGYQDVRFANSAAEAIRQLELRPASVLLADWLMPEMDGLELTGRVRQLDEMTDHYTYVMLLTGKEGENVLSEAFDRGVDDFINKAQMNEQLVPRVYAADRLCNTLHRLLQENRLLTENIASMEQRNQVDTLTGLGNARYLRQKLLDSLRQIESRGGALCYLLIGLQEASELRQRHGNGFYTELLHGVARRLQQLVRPLDVLVRLDDDHFALITLLGNLHECSPSSFKRLHEGINLKAFKTSEGFVSLKAGICLVGLDAKALPIGPEDLIAHATKLLPESYASGRVAAMRLPHAT is encoded by the coding sequence ATGCCCAACCCCCATCTCAGCATTCTGGTGGTGGACGACGCCAAGTTCTCCAGCGCCATGATCGGCCGCGCCCTGAGCCAGGCCGGCTACCAGGATGTACGTTTTGCCAACAGCGCCGCGGAAGCCATCAGGCAGCTCGAACTGCGACCGGCCAGCGTGCTTCTGGCGGACTGGTTGATGCCGGAAATGGACGGATTGGAACTGACCGGCCGGGTTCGTCAGCTGGATGAAATGACCGATCACTACACCTACGTCATGCTGCTGACCGGCAAGGAAGGCGAAAACGTGCTGAGCGAAGCCTTTGACCGCGGGGTCGACGATTTCATCAACAAGGCGCAGATGAATGAACAACTGGTGCCACGGGTCTACGCCGCCGACCGCCTGTGCAACACCCTGCACCGCCTGCTGCAGGAAAACCGCCTGCTGACGGAAAACATCGCCAGTATGGAACAGCGCAACCAGGTCGATACGCTTACCGGCCTGGGCAACGCACGCTACCTGCGGCAGAAGCTGCTCGACAGCCTGCGCCAGATCGAGTCGCGCGGTGGCGCGCTGTGTTACCTGTTGATCGGCCTGCAGGAGGCCAGCGAACTGCGCCAGCGTCATGGCAACGGTTTCTACACCGAGCTGCTGCATGGCGTCGCCCGCCGCCTGCAGCAACTGGTGCGCCCGCTGGACGTACTGGTGCGTCTGGACGACGACCATTTCGCCCTGATTACTCTGCTCGGAAACCTGCACGAGTGCTCGCCGAGCAGCTTCAAGCGCCTGCACGAAGGGATCAACCTCAAGGCGTTCAAGACCAGCGAAGGCTTCGTCAGTCTCAAGGCAGGGATCTGCCTGGTCGGCCTCGACGCCAAAGCCTTGCCTATCGGCCCGGAAGACCTGATTGCGCATGCGACTAAACTGCTGCCGGAGTCCTATGCCAGCGGCCGGGTCGCCGCCATGCGCCTGCCGCATGCGACCTAG
- a CDS encoding putative 2-dehydropantoate 2-reductase → MSWHVLGAGSLGCLWAARLARAGVPVQLILRDSVRLGAYQRAGGLTLVEQGQVRHYPVPGQTADDSAPIQRLLLACKAYDAESAIASLAPRLAPGAELILLQNGLGSQDAVAARVPNARCILAASTEGAFRDRAAPEGEWRVVFAGHGHTWLGDPLDGSPPGWLGELERSGIPHQWSPDILSRLWRKLALNCAINPLTVLYACRNGGLSEHRAEVATLCAELGLLLQTCGQPAAALDLHADVQRVIQATAANYSSMHQDVAQGRRTEIAYLLGHACATAQRQHLVLPHLAALHERLLQYLDAHGLPSH, encoded by the coding sequence ATGAGCTGGCATGTACTCGGCGCCGGCAGCCTGGGCTGCCTCTGGGCCGCACGCCTGGCGCGTGCCGGCGTGCCGGTGCAGTTGATCCTGCGCGATTCGGTTCGTCTCGGTGCTTATCAGCGCGCTGGCGGCCTGACCCTGGTCGAGCAGGGGCAGGTCCGACACTACCCCGTGCCGGGGCAGACCGCCGACGACTCGGCGCCTATCCAACGCCTGCTGCTGGCGTGCAAGGCCTACGACGCCGAAAGCGCCATTGCCAGTCTCGCACCGCGCCTGGCGCCTGGCGCCGAGCTAATTCTTCTGCAAAACGGCCTGGGCAGCCAGGATGCCGTGGCTGCCCGGGTACCCAATGCGCGCTGTATTCTCGCCGCAAGCACCGAAGGTGCCTTTCGCGATCGCGCCGCGCCTGAAGGAGAATGGCGTGTGGTATTCGCCGGTCATGGCCACACCTGGCTTGGTGACCCGCTCGACGGCAGCCCACCGGGCTGGCTGGGTGAACTCGAGCGCAGTGGCATCCCCCACCAGTGGAGCCCGGATATTCTCAGCCGGCTATGGCGCAAGCTGGCACTGAACTGCGCCATCAACCCGCTGACCGTGCTCTACGCTTGCCGTAACGGCGGCCTGAGTGAACACCGGGCTGAGGTCGCCACGCTCTGCGCGGAGCTCGGTCTACTGCTGCAAACCTGTGGCCAGCCCGCTGCTGCGCTGGACCTGCATGCCGACGTGCAGCGGGTGATCCAGGCTACCGCGGCGAACTACTCCTCGATGCACCAGGATGTCGCCCAGGGCCGACGCACCGAAATTGCCTACCTGCTTGGCCATGCCTGTGCCACGGCGCAGCGCCAGCACCTGGTCTTGCCGCACCTCGCGGCGCTGCATGAGCGTCTGTTGCAGTACCTCGACGCACACGGATTGCCCAGCCATTAA
- a CDS encoding ATP-binding protein: MLLRQRLENLPVGRKLLAALLVLLAAVLLMANLAFISAAYWISQQSVAPQALHTLGQLIASPTLGQEALRSASAAQALLQRLDDYPPLRAAVIYDSNGESLAQLHRGESLDLPQRVEQLDSWRHSEFRTNLLVELPQLGARHGYLLLVASSELPGAFYTGTLTASGAILFVSILLWFTVARQIRRLVTKPIRRLEELSRQVTREENYSLRARRGNQDEIGSLADAFNTMLVRIEARERELERARDDAQAAFDQAHKLAEETRHSNRKLELEVQVRSKIEKKLTGFQNYLNSIIDSMPSALIALDEQLYVTQWNQEASALSGTRLAEALNQPVFLAFPPLKPFLPLLKRTVEQHKVEKIERVTWSKDEEPHHYALTFYPLMGGSGRGVVIRVDDISQRLSMEEMMVQSEKMLSVGGLAAGMAHEINNPLGAILHNVQNIRRRLSPELEKNREQAERIGISLQNIDGYLQAREIPRLLDDIQKAGMRAAKIVSHMLSFSRRSNRQLAPCQLPAVIDQALDIAGNDFDLTESFDFKSLLIRREFDPALGPVPGTTNELEQVLLNLLKNAAQAIHQREDCSTPGQITLRTRLAPPWAEIQVEDNGLGMPEMVRKRIFEPFFTTKEVGQGTGLGLSVSYFIITNNHKGQMEVQSKADQGTCFTLRLPLVAAIPHTGH, from the coding sequence ATGCTATTGCGCCAGCGCCTCGAAAATCTGCCCGTCGGCCGCAAACTGCTCGCCGCGCTCCTGGTATTGCTGGCCGCCGTGTTGCTGATGGCCAACCTGGCGTTCATCAGCGCGGCCTACTGGATTTCCCAGCAGAGCGTCGCACCGCAGGCCTTGCACACCCTCGGCCAACTAATCGCCAGTCCCACCCTAGGTCAGGAGGCGCTGCGCTCGGCGAGCGCGGCCCAAGCTCTGCTGCAACGCCTGGATGACTACCCGCCACTGCGCGCCGCGGTGATCTACGACAGCAATGGCGAAAGCCTGGCGCAACTGCACCGTGGAGAGTCCCTGGACTTGCCACAGCGCGTCGAACAACTGGACAGCTGGCGTCACAGCGAATTTCGCACCAACCTGCTGGTCGAACTGCCGCAGCTTGGCGCCCGCCACGGCTACTTGCTGTTAGTCGCGTCCAGCGAACTGCCTGGCGCTTTCTATACCGGCACCCTGACCGCCAGCGGGGCAATCCTGTTCGTCAGCATCCTGCTGTGGTTTACCGTGGCGCGGCAGATCCGCCGCCTGGTGACCAAGCCGATCCGCCGACTGGAAGAACTGTCGCGCCAGGTCACCCGCGAGGAGAACTATTCCCTGCGGGCCAGGCGCGGCAATCAGGACGAAATCGGCAGCCTGGCCGACGCCTTCAACACCATGTTGGTGCGCATCGAGGCGCGCGAACGGGAACTCGAGCGCGCCCGCGACGACGCTCAGGCCGCATTCGATCAGGCGCATAAGCTGGCCGAAGAAACCCGCCATTCCAACCGCAAACTGGAGCTGGAAGTGCAGGTCCGCAGCAAGATCGAGAAGAAGCTCACCGGCTTCCAGAATTACCTCAACAGCATCATCGACTCCATGCCCTCGGCCTTGATCGCCCTCGACGAGCAACTCTACGTCACCCAATGGAATCAGGAAGCCAGCGCCCTCTCCGGCACGCGCCTGGCAGAAGCGCTGAACCAGCCGGTGTTCCTCGCCTTCCCTCCGCTGAAACCCTTTCTGCCGCTGCTCAAACGCACCGTCGAGCAACACAAGGTAGAGAAAATCGAGCGCGTGACCTGGAGCAAAGACGAAGAACCGCATCACTACGCCCTGACCTTTTACCCGCTGATGGGCGGCAGTGGCCGCGGCGTGGTGATCCGAGTCGACGACATCAGCCAGCGCCTGAGCATGGAAGAGATGATGGTGCAGTCGGAGAAAATGCTCTCGGTCGGCGGCCTGGCTGCCGGCATGGCCCACGAGATCAACAACCCGCTCGGCGCCATCCTGCATAACGTGCAGAATATTCGCCGGCGCCTGTCGCCGGAGCTGGAAAAGAACCGCGAGCAGGCCGAGCGCATCGGCATCAGCCTGCAAAACATCGACGGCTACCTGCAGGCTCGGGAAATCCCGCGTCTGCTCGATGACATCCAGAAGGCCGGCATGCGCGCGGCGAAAATCGTCAGCCACATGCTCAGTTTCAGTCGTCGCAGCAACCGCCAACTGGCACCCTGCCAGCTGCCCGCCGTGATCGACCAGGCACTGGACATCGCCGGCAACGACTTCGACCTGACCGAAAGCTTCGACTTCAAAAGCCTGCTCATTCGCCGCGAGTTCGATCCGGCACTGGGTCCGGTGCCCGGCACCACCAACGAACTGGAACAGGTGCTGCTCAACCTGCTGAAAAACGCCGCCCAGGCAATACACCAGCGCGAAGACTGCAGCACGCCCGGACAGATCACCTTGCGTACCCGGCTGGCACCGCCCTGGGCAGAGATCCAGGTGGAAGACAACGGCCTCGGCATGCCTGAAATGGTGCGCAAGCGCATCTTCGAGCCCTTCTTCACCACCAAGGAAGTCGGCCAAGGCACCGGACTGGGCCTGTCGGTGTCCTACTTCATCATCACCAACAACCACAAAGGACAGATGGAAGTGCAATCCAAGGCAGACCAGGGCACCTGCTTCACTCTGCGCCTGCCCCTGGTTGCCGCCATCCCCCACACAGGTCATTGA